AATGCTCGGTTTTACAGCTGCACTGAAAGAATATTGTGGCGCCGCTTTATCCGAAGAACAGTCGGTTTAACATTTTTCGAACCTGCTTTTTAATTGAAGCGCATTTCAAAATAAAGTCATTTTATGTGTTGCAGCCGCAAATTGACGATTACCGATTATTAAAAATATTGAGCCATTGGTTCGCATCCTTTCAATAGTTTTATATATCGGCATTTAATCAATTTGAAAATAATTAGTCAGAAATCTAGTCATTTTCAGAATTGGTATAACTTTAGCAGTCGAAAAATGAGTAGAAAAGCATTGCTATATATATTAATGGTATTCCTGTTTTTTGGATGTAAGCAAAAAGCACAGAAAATACAGTCGACAGAATTGTTGGTTTTTAGTGGAGCCGGATTAACAAATGTAATTACCGAACTCGCTGATATCTACAAAGCCGAAAATGATGTTGACATTAAACTGAATTTTGCATCTTCAGGAACGCTTGCCCGGCAAATTGAACAGGGAGCACAACCGTCAGTTTATATTTCGGCCAATGAAAAATGGGTAGACTACCTTATTAATTTGGATTTGTTGGTTCCTGAATCAAAAGAGAAAATTGTCGGAACGTCTCTGGCCGTCATCGCTCCTTCCGATAGCGAAACAGATTCTATCACATTTTTGGACAATTTCCCTGAGCAGTTTGCCGGCCGCCTGTCAATTGGCGATCCAAAACATGTGCCGGCAGGCGACTATGCATGGAAAGCAATTGAGAGTGGAACTTATGCAGAAATATTAAGCGATCGTATCTTACCGGCAAAAGATGTGCGCTCGGCACTAATGGTGGTTGAATTGGGCGAAGTGGAAATGGGAATTGTATATAAAACTGATGCCTTGAAATCGCAAAAGGTAAAGATTGTATCCATTGTTCCTGAAAGGCTACATCCGCCAATTGGATTTTACGCCTCCATTTTAAAAAATAAAAACAACGAACAAACCAGGCTTTTTTATAATTTTCTGACCTCGAAAGAAGCAAAAGACATCTGGATTAAAAACGGATTTAAGATTGAGTGAATTGTTTAAATATACAGCAAGCGAGTGGTCGGCAATACAATTATCCTTATGTGTTGCGCTAATTTGTGCTGTAATAACCTTGCCGCTGGCAATTGCTGTGGGGTGGTTTCTGGCCCGAAAACGATTTTTTGGTAAGTCGGTGGTCGAAGGAATTTTACATTTACCACTGGTTCTTCCTCCAATAACAACCGGTTATTTATTATTACTGGTTTTCGGGAACCGCGGATTTATTGGTAAATTCTTCTACGAAACATTCGGAATTCAAATTGCCTTTTCGTTTTACGCTGCTGTAATCGCAGCCATTTTTGTATCTTTTCCATTGGTTACACGTTCCATTCGTTTATCAATTGAACTTGTTGATCAGAAACTGGAAGAAGCTGCTCGCACTTTGGGGGCCTCCAACTTAAGGGTGTTTTTTACCATTACATTACCCTTGGCGTTGCCCGGAGTAATTAGTGGATTCATTCTCTCGTTCGCCAGAAGTTTGGGCGAATTTGGAGCAACCATCTCATTCGCCGGAAACATCGAAGGAAAGACACAAACACTTCCGCTGGCCATATTTTCTGAAATGCAGGTGCCGGGACAAGAAGCTTCAACCATGCGTCTGGTTGTGGTATCTGTTATATTATCGCTGCTGGCAATGATTGCTGCCGAGTTTTTAAACCGCCGTGTAATTAAAAGCAAAACAGCATGAAGCCGGCATTGAGTTTCCATATACAATTGCAACGAAATGATTTTACACTCGATGTAAAAGCCGAAATACCAAATGGGATTACCGGTATTTTTGGGCCTTCAGGGCATGGAAAAACCAGTTTGTTGAATTCCATTGCCGGAATTGTTACACCTGATTCCGGCTACATTCATTTAAATGAACACACACTTCTCGATACAACCAATAGCGTTAATGTTAAAATAAGGAAGCGTAAAGTGGGCTACGTTTTTCAGGACGAACGCCTTTTTCCACATTATACTATAAAGAAGAACCTGTTGTACGGCGAAAAGAATCCCGATCAGGAGTTGTTTGATGAGGTGGTGGATACGTTGCAGATTGCACATTTATTAAATAAGAAACCAGAACAGTGTTCCGGTGGCGAAAAACAACGTGCCGCAATTGGGCGTGCCATAATAAGTGGTTCGAAAATATTATTGATGGACGAGCCGTTTTCGGCACTGGATGTAAACCTGCGTCGCGAAATAATACCGTATTTAAACCGGGTGCATCAGAAATTTTCACTTCCTATATTAATAGTAAGCCACGATCTTCCAGATCTTTTAAGCCTTACCGATAACTTGCTATTACTTAAAAACGGGCAGTTACAAGGGCACGGTAAGTTTACCGATTTGTTAGATCGACCTGAGAATTTGGAGCTAATGCACGAGTCGGGCTGGTATAACGTAATGCATCTTTCGGTCTTTGCTCACCTCGAATCGAAGAATATGGTTTTGTTGAAAAGCAATAAAAGCAACCTGCAAATACAGGCGCTCACCCAAACTATTGGAAAAAATGTAGAGGTAAATCAGAAATTAAAAGTGCTAATCAAGCCAGAAAGCATCGCTTTATCAAAAGAACCGGTG
Above is a genomic segment from uncultured Draconibacterium sp. containing:
- the modA gene encoding molybdate ABC transporter substrate-binding protein: MSRKALLYILMVFLFFGCKQKAQKIQSTELLVFSGAGLTNVITELADIYKAENDVDIKLNFASSGTLARQIEQGAQPSVYISANEKWVDYLINLDLLVPESKEKIVGTSLAVIAPSDSETDSITFLDNFPEQFAGRLSIGDPKHVPAGDYAWKAIESGTYAEILSDRILPAKDVRSALMVVELGEVEMGIVYKTDALKSQKVKIVSIVPERLHPPIGFYASILKNKNNEQTRLFYNFLTSKEAKDIWIKNGFKIE
- the modB gene encoding molybdate ABC transporter permease subunit produces the protein MSELFKYTASEWSAIQLSLCVALICAVITLPLAIAVGWFLARKRFFGKSVVEGILHLPLVLPPITTGYLLLLVFGNRGFIGKFFYETFGIQIAFSFYAAVIAAIFVSFPLVTRSIRLSIELVDQKLEEAARTLGASNLRVFFTITLPLALPGVISGFILSFARSLGEFGATISFAGNIEGKTQTLPLAIFSEMQVPGQEASTMRLVVVSVILSLLAMIAAEFLNRRVIKSKTA
- the modC gene encoding molybdenum ABC transporter ATP-binding protein, with protein sequence MKPALSFHIQLQRNDFTLDVKAEIPNGITGIFGPSGHGKTSLLNSIAGIVTPDSGYIHLNEHTLLDTTNSVNVKIRKRKVGYVFQDERLFPHYTIKKNLLYGEKNPDQELFDEVVDTLQIAHLLNKKPEQCSGGEKQRAAIGRAIISGSKILLMDEPFSALDVNLRREIIPYLNRVHQKFSLPILIVSHDLPDLLSLTDNLLLLKNGQLQGHGKFTDLLDRPENLELMHESGWYNVMHLSVFAHLESKNMVLLKSNKSNLQIQALTQTIGKNVEVNQKLKVLIKPESIALSKEPVQNISLRNQVEGIMKEVFLKDGLAFCVVDVGENIIVEVTEASRKSMCLEKGQRVYCLFKSVSLKIY